The following proteins are co-located in the Manihot esculenta cultivar AM560-2 chromosome 7, M.esculenta_v8, whole genome shotgun sequence genome:
- the LOC110618775 gene encoding putative disease resistance RPP13-like protein 1 — translation MSFLYIVDWFPEKDNIVEATRRNHLMADMIVSAAIDCVINKLTSSDLVQSAGAAKLQPELEKMEKTLTKVKAVLADAEEKQISNRLVKIWLRELRDLAYDAEDILDEFYFEVLHRKQQVEQRREEGSSSKVWSVMLKFLDHLNPHRVVFNMKMKSEIETMNAKFQEVIEKKNSLQLRENGGDYTSSEPLKRLPTSSLVDERVVCGRAEEKEKIIELVLSGEGCDDRVCVIPIVGMGGVGKTTLAQIVYNDSKVVDWFDLKVWCCVSEDFDVVRVTKTILEAITMKDFNLKDLNLLQVALREQLMGKRYLIVLDDVWSEKYEDWIVLRQPFQVGSPGSKIIVTTRNHRVAAIMGTVEGQFLEELSFDNCMSLFALHALGRRNFDGHLNLKDIGEKIVRKCGGLPLAVKTLGSLLHMNPDQDEWESVLNSKIWCLSEDKSGILPALRLSYYYLPSYLKPLFAFCSIFPKNYEFYQDDLVLLWMAEGFLPEVRGKKQMEELDSYFNELVSRSLFQRSSIENSQFMMHDLVNDLAQTVAGEICINLNDKFEGNKLHQIVDNARHFSFTRRAYEVWNRFEVLGEVNHLRTFVAFPIHTFPWACCYLSKKVLDDLLPKLRCLRVLSMSGYHISKLPDSISSLKHLRYLNMSCTGIKWLPESLCTLLYLETLLLHGCRELIKLPQGIGNLINLCHLDITNTPNLIEVPLQIGNLTNLQTLSKFILGEECGYRISELKELKLLQGKLHIMGLDNVADVQHAFDANLGKKHKLFELGLEWSCNFHDLRNKECEMQVLNLLKPCTSLRELSILFYGGTKFPLWIGDPSFTKLVQLKLSCCRHCTSLPSLGKLPLLRNLCIEGMDAVTTVDFDFYGDGSPLAKPFPFLETLKFEDMWEWELWLSSNGNNEEADNVFPHLLELTLLNCPKLTGKLPKRICSLVKLTICNCPILENSLISLPSLNELKLEECSQVVLKHIVDYASLTTLRIRSMADISCLQDIFVQSMGVLKVLVISNCTKLTFLWNQTTGLENLFGLECIIVKDCPQLLSLTENALDGSYSCSQLELSFCNNQEQLPCGLHRLQSLKDLYVESCPKLASFQEAGVLSTLRCLVIKNCQSLMSLPDGMMRFSCRTNMCLLEELEIEECPLLERFPIGELPMTLKVLKIRYCAKLQSLPEGLIHGDNMSHLEHLEIIGCPSLTCSPSGKLPFRLKTIKISDCSPLEPLPKRMLHDNALIEYNNICTILKNLPECLNSLFFLTELYISNCSGLRSFPEVGLSLPNLRSLNIYDCFNLKTLPGEMQSLISLQELAVCNCPCLVSFPQGDLLPNITSLEIWDCGSFELLMSEWNFHSLSCLRDLSIATGCFKRIVTFPNEKFLLPTSLISIYIGGLPNLESLSTQLQSLTCIEELEIVDCPKLQSLPREGMPSTLGRFSIRDCPLLKQKCIPKSGICWPMIVHIPCMEMDGEDI, via the coding sequence ATGAGCTTCCTTTACATTGTCGATTGGTTTCCCGAAAAGGACAATATCGTAGAAGCGACGCGAAGAAACCACTTGATGGCGGATATGATCGTCTCCGCCGCAATCGACTGTGTGATCAACAAATTGACCTCTTCGGACCTTGTACAGTCCGCCGGTGCAGCCAAGCTCCAACCGGAACTGGAGAAAATGGAGAAAACGCTTACGAAAGTAAAGGCGGTGCTTGCAGATGCTGAAGAAAAGCAAATTAGTAACCGTCTCGTTAAGATTTGGCTTAGAGAGCTTCGAGATTTGGCTTACGATGCGGAAGATATCCTCGACGAGTTTTATTTCGAGGTTTTGCACCGGAAACAACAAGTTGAGCAGCGACGGGAGGAGGGGAGCTCAAGTAAGGTGTGGAGTGTTATGCTCAAATTTTTGGATCATTTGAATCCTCATCGTGTcgtttttaatatgaaaatgaaGTCTGAGATTGAGACTATGAACGCTAAATTTCAAGAAGTTATTGAGAAAAAGAATAGTTTACAACTGAGAGAGAATGGTGGCGATTATACAAGTAGTGAACCGTTGAAAAGATTACCCACTAGTTCTTTAGTAGATGAACGTGTAGTGTGTGGTAGGGCAGAGGAAAAGGAGAAGATTATTGAATTGGTACTGAGCGGGGAAGGTTGTGATGATAGGGTATGTGTGATTCCTATAGTTGGCATGGGCGGAGTTGGCAAGACCACTCTTGCTCAGATTGTCTACAATGATAGCAAAGTAGTTGATTGGTTTGATTTAAAAGTTTGGTGTTGCGTTTCTGAGGATTTTGATGTTGTTAGGGTGACAAAAACGATTCTGGAGGCAATAACCATGAAGGATTTCAATCTAAAGGATTTAAATTTGCTTCAAGTGGCATTGAGGGAACAATTGATGGGGAAGAGGTATCTGATTGTTTTAGACGATGTTTGGAGTGAGAAGTATGAGGATTGGATTGTACTTCGTCAGCCTTTCCAAGTGGGATCTCCAGGGAGTAAAATTATTGTTACTACTCGTAATCATCGTGTTGCAGCAATTATGGGTACCGTTGAAGGTCAATTTTTGGAGGAGTTATCATTTGACAATTGTATGTCTTTGTTTGCATTGCATGCATTAGGAAGAAGAAACTTTGACGGTCACTTAAATCTAAAAGACATCGGTGAGAAGATAGTTCGGAAGTGTGGAGGGCTGCCATTGGCTGTAAAAACACTTGGGAGTTTGTTGCACATGAACCCTGATCAGGATGAATGGGAAAGTGTATTGAATAGCAAGATTTGGTGTTTGTCAGAAGACAAGAGTGGCATTCTTCCAGCCTTGAGATTGAGCTACTATTATCTTCCTTCCTATTTGAAGCCGTTATTTGCATTTTGCTCAATATTTCCGAAGAACTATGAGTTCTATCAGGATGACTTGGTTTTGTTATGGATGGCTGAGGGTTTTCTGCCTGAAGTAAGAGGAAAGAAGCAGATGGAAGAGTTAGACTCTTATTTTAATGAACTAGTATCAAGGTCACTTTTTCAAAGGTCAAGCATTGAGAACtcgcagtttatgatgcatgacctTGTCAATGATCTGGCTCAAACAGTTGCTGGAGaaatatgtataaatttaaatgataagTTTGAAGGTAACAAGCTACATCAAATTGTTGACAATGCTCGCCACTTCTCATTCACTCGTCGTGCATATGAAGTGTGGAACAGATTTGAAGTCTTAGGTGAAGTTAACCATTTAAGAACTTTCGTTGCCTTCCCAATTCATACATTCCCTTGGGCATGTTGCTACCTGAGCAAGAAAGTCTTAGATGACTTGCTGCCAAAATTAAGATGCTTAAGAGTTCTATCAATGAGTGGTTATCACATAAGCAAGCTGCCAGATTCGATCTCTAGCTTAAAGCATTTACGGTATCTCAATATGTCTTGCACCGGAATTAAATGGTTACCTGAATCTCTGTGCACTCTCTTGTACCTAGAAACACTTTTATTGCATGGCTGCAGAGAACTTATTAAGTTGCCACAAGGCATTGGAAATTTGATCAACCTTTGTCATCTAGATATTACCAATACTCCCAATTTAATTGAGGTGCCTTTGCAGATAGGTAATTTGACTAATCTTCAGACATTGTCTAAGTTTATTTTGGGGGAAGAGTGTGGCTACAGGATTAGTGAATTAAAAGAACTAAAGCTTCTTCAGGGGAAACTTCACATTATGGGATTGGATAATGTGGCAGATGTTCAACATGCATTTGATGCTAATTTAGGAAAAAAGCACAAACTTTTTGAGTTAGGGTTGGAATGGAGCTGCAACTTTCATGATCTTCGGAATAAGGAATGTGAAATGCAAGTTCTTAATTTGCTAAAACCTTGCACAAGTCTTAGGGAGCTCAGCATTTTGTTCTATGGAGGTACAAAATTCCCCTTGTGGATAGGGGATCCTTCATTTACTAAATTAGTTCAACTAAAACTGTCTTGTTGTAGGCATTGCACTTCATTACCATCTCTTGGTAAACTACCTTTACTTAGGAATCTGTGTATAGAAGGCATGGATGCAGTAACAACTGTTGATTTTGACTTTTATGGAGATGGTTCCCCTTTGGCTAAACCTTTTCCATTTTTAGAGACATTGAAATTTGAAGATATGTGGGAATGGGAATTGTGGTTGTCCTCTAATGGAAATAATGAAGAGGCAGACAATGTATTTCCTCATCTCTTAGAACTTACTTTATTGAATTGTCCCAAGTTAACTGGGAAACTACCTAAACGCATTTGTTCACTTGTAAAGCTCACAATATGCAACTGCCCAATATTGGAAAATTCACTCATTAGCCTTCCATCCCTTAATGAGCTGAAGTTAGAAGAGTGCAGTCAGGTGGTACTAAAACACATTGTTGACTATGCTTCCTTGACAACACTGAGGATCAGAAGCATGGCAGATATTTCTTGTTTGCAGGACATATTTGTGCAGTCAATGGGGGTACTTAAAGTTCTGGTGATTTCTAATTGCACAAAACTAACGTTTCTGTGGAATCAGACAACTGGATTAGAAAATTTGTTCGGTCTTGAATGCATTATAGTTAAGGATTGTCCTCAACTTTTGTCATTAACTGAGAATGCCCTTGATGGGTCGTATAGTTGTTCACAGTTGGAATTATCATTCTGCAACAATCAGGAGCAACTTCCATGTGGGCTGCATCGCCTCCAGTCTCTCAAGGATTTGTATGTGGAATCTTGTCCGAAACTTGCATCTTTTCAAGAAGCAGGAGTCTTGTCCACACTAAGATGTCTTGTGATAAAGAATTGTCAATCTCTGATGTCCCTGCCTGATGGTATGATGAGGTTTAGTTGCAGAACTAATATGTGTCTTCTTGAAGAATTGGAGATTGAAGAGTGTCCTTTGCTTGAACGCTTCCCAATAGGTGAGTTACCCATGACGCTGAAAGTGTTGAAAATCAGATACTGTGCAAAACTCCAGTCTCTGCCTGAGGGATTAATACACGGGGATAACATGTCTCATCTGGAACACTTGGAGATCATTGGTTGTCCATCTTTAACATGCTCTCCATCAGGAAAGTTACCTTTTCGACTTAAAACAATTAAGATTTCGGACTGCTCACCATTGGAACCACTTCCAAAGAGGATGCTGCACGACAATGCATTAATTGAATACAATAATATTTGTACCATTCTGAAAAACTTGCCAGAGTGCCTTAACAGCCTCTTCTTTCTTACTGAATTATACATAAGTAATTGCTCTGGTCTTAGGTCATTTCCTGAAGTGGGCCTGTCCCTCCCCAACCTCAGGTCATTGAATATCTATGACTGTTTTAATCTGAAAACTCTTCCTGGTGAGATGCAAAGTCTAATATCACTTCAAGAACTAGCAGTATGCAACTGTCCATGTCTTGTGTCCTTTCCCCAAGGGGATTTGCTTCCAAACATAACGTCCCTTGAAATTTGGGATTGTGGAAGTTTTGAACTGTTAATGTCAGAGTGGAACTTCCACAGTCTATCCTGTCTTAGAGATTTAAGCATTGCTACTGGATGCTTTAAAAGAATAGTTACCTTTCCAAATGAGAAGTTTCTGCTTCCTACATCTTTAATATCTATTTATATTGGGGGACTCCCAAATCTGGAATCCTTATCCACGCAGCTTCAAAGTCTCACATGTATAGAAGAGCTAGAGATTGTTGATTGTCCTAAGCTTCAGTCATTACCAAGGGAAGGCATGCCTTCCACACTTGGAAGATTCAGCATTAGGGactgtccacttctaaaacagAAGTGCATACCAAAGTCAGGCATATGCTGGCCCATGATAGTACACATCCCATGCATGGAGATGGATGGCGAAGACATATGA